In Opitutaceae bacterium TAV5, one genomic interval encodes:
- a CDS encoding peptidase M75 — protein MKTNRTQTAVALLGVLACLSLGAPAALHAAPPPSWQVKAVLVGFTHNTVLPTYKDMADNSVKLAAATAALREGVTDEKIAAAAALWKSTRAAWEQGECFLFGPAAFNNLDPLLDSWPLDQGRIDRMIKIADDDIDAGFVRENLGSGVRGFHAVEYLLFKDGRARRASELSKSQAAYLAAITDALRDDCITLEAWWAGTDKIGEAKAKILEDAEIEPGTVYASEFVNAGRPGSRYATQNDALVELVQGCVDIVTEAGSVKIGDPVASGDPLQVESWFSWDSLADIVNNLKGVENAWLGGVEGKRGKGGLTLIVSALDKNLDRKIREQLKTAIEKVNAIPAPLRNNLKDPATRPAIDACNELARSLEAVLEKIG, from the coding sequence ATGAAAACGAACAGAACCCAAACCGCCGTCGCCCTCCTCGGCGTCCTCGCGTGCCTTTCCCTTGGCGCCCCGGCCGCCCTCCACGCCGCGCCTCCGCCGAGCTGGCAAGTCAAGGCCGTGCTCGTCGGCTTCACCCACAACACCGTGCTCCCGACCTACAAGGACATGGCCGACAACTCCGTGAAACTCGCCGCTGCCACAGCCGCGCTCAGGGAGGGCGTCACCGACGAAAAGATCGCCGCTGCCGCCGCGCTCTGGAAATCCACCCGCGCCGCCTGGGAGCAGGGCGAATGTTTCCTCTTCGGCCCCGCCGCCTTCAACAACCTCGATCCCCTGCTCGACTCCTGGCCCCTCGACCAGGGGCGCATCGACCGGATGATCAAGATCGCCGACGATGACATCGACGCCGGCTTCGTCCGTGAAAACCTCGGCTCCGGCGTCCGCGGATTCCACGCCGTCGAGTATCTGCTTTTCAAGGACGGCCGCGCCCGCCGCGCCTCCGAACTTTCCAAATCCCAGGCCGCCTACCTCGCCGCCATCACCGACGCCCTTCGCGACGACTGCATCACCCTCGAAGCCTGGTGGGCGGGCACCGACAAGATCGGCGAGGCCAAGGCAAAAATCCTCGAAGACGCCGAAATCGAACCCGGCACGGTGTACGCCAGCGAGTTCGTCAACGCCGGCCGCCCCGGCAGCCGCTACGCCACGCAGAACGACGCCCTCGTCGAGCTCGTCCAGGGCTGCGTCGACATCGTCACCGAAGCCGGCTCCGTGAAGATCGGCGACCCCGTCGCTTCCGGCGATCCGCTCCAGGTCGAGTCGTGGTTCAGCTGGGATTCGCTTGCCGACATCGTGAACAACCTCAAGGGCGTTGAAAATGCCTGGCTCGGCGGCGTCGAGGGCAAGCGCGGCAAGGGCGGCCTCACGCTCATCGTTTCCGCGCTCGACAAAAACCTCGACCGGAAAATCCGTGAGCAACTCAAGACCGCCATCGAGAAGGTCAACGCCATCCCTGCCCCCCTGCGCAACAACCTGAAAGATCCCGCCACCCGGCCCGCCATCGATGCCTGCAACGAGCTCGCCAGATCGCTCGAAGCCGTCCTCGAAAAAATCGGCTGA
- a CDS encoding iron ABC transporter permease gives MTSIPVTGAAVRRASLPRPLLRLRRLWPWSGWSAALLAVALLVAVPLAMIFASLAQPAGDGWARTPASTLREYLANSLILLAGVGIVTTVTGVATAWLVAACEFPGRRTWAWLLVLPMALPAYVVAFGYGDLLDRLIPLVVRIRTHAGVDAARTAHDVLRYAAVIAVMSSVLYPYVFIATRTAFATQGRTALEAARMLGCRPAAAFFRVTLPLAWPAIVGGVLLVGMEVLNEYGAVDYFGIPTLTVGIFRFWFSFSDPDSAARIAALAMLLVFALLGAERMWRGRRRFSDAAASPGPLVRYRLRGWRAALAVTGCALPVAAGFALPTGRLVYWSWLVGTAGWEKDFWRQIAHTLLLAGGATLIVITLAVVVAWAERLHPQRAVRRMSRLAVLGYAIPSAVLALGLLRSLGWLDAGVAAFSGGGGTNAGAGDTGASSAFSMTGALLSGSATALVFAYAVRFLAVGFLPAQAGLKRVCADLDASARCLGASPTRALWRINLPLLRPTLLGAAILVFVDIIKELPLTLLLRPFNLETLATRAFNLADQGRLPETAPACLLIIAAGLVCIFALNRLLEKNTPS, from the coding sequence ATGACAAGCATTCCCGTCACCGGGGCAGCTGTTCGCCGCGCCAGCCTCCCCCGCCCTCTCCTCCGCCTCCGCCGCCTCTGGCCGTGGAGCGGCTGGAGCGCGGCGTTGCTCGCCGTCGCGCTGCTCGTCGCCGTGCCGCTCGCGATGATTTTCGCGAGCCTCGCGCAACCCGCCGGCGACGGCTGGGCGCGCACGCCCGCCTCCACCCTCCGCGAATACCTCGCCAACTCGCTGATCCTCCTCGCCGGCGTCGGCATTGTCACGACCGTCACCGGCGTGGCGACGGCATGGCTCGTGGCCGCGTGCGAGTTTCCCGGCCGGCGCACCTGGGCGTGGCTGCTCGTGCTCCCGATGGCGCTGCCCGCCTATGTCGTGGCGTTCGGATACGGCGACCTGCTCGACCGGCTGATCCCGCTCGTGGTCCGGATTCGCACTCACGCGGGCGTGGACGCCGCGCGCACCGCGCACGATGTGCTGCGTTACGCGGCCGTCATCGCCGTGATGTCTTCGGTGCTTTATCCGTATGTGTTCATCGCCACGCGCACGGCGTTCGCCACGCAGGGGCGTACTGCGCTGGAGGCGGCGCGGATGCTCGGATGCCGGCCGGCGGCGGCGTTTTTCCGCGTCACCCTGCCGCTCGCCTGGCCGGCGATTGTCGGCGGCGTGCTGCTCGTCGGCATGGAAGTGCTCAACGAATACGGCGCGGTGGACTACTTCGGCATCCCCACGCTGACGGTCGGCATTTTCCGTTTCTGGTTTTCGTTCAGCGACCCCGACTCGGCGGCGCGGATCGCGGCGCTGGCGATGCTGCTCGTGTTTGCCCTGCTCGGCGCGGAACGCATGTGGCGGGGCCGCCGCCGTTTTTCCGATGCGGCGGCCAGTCCCGGTCCGCTGGTCCGCTATCGCCTGCGCGGCTGGCGCGCGGCGCTGGCGGTGACCGGCTGCGCATTGCCCGTCGCCGCCGGCTTCGCGCTGCCGACCGGCCGGCTGGTTTACTGGAGCTGGCTGGTGGGAACGGCGGGCTGGGAAAAGGATTTCTGGCGGCAGATCGCGCACACCCTGCTGCTCGCGGGCGGCGCGACACTCATCGTCATCACGCTCGCCGTGGTTGTCGCCTGGGCGGAGCGCCTCCATCCGCAGCGCGCCGTGCGCCGCATGAGCCGCCTGGCCGTGCTCGGTTATGCCATCCCTTCGGCCGTGCTCGCGCTCGGCCTGCTGCGCAGCCTCGGCTGGCTCGACGCCGGAGTGGCGGCGTTTTCCGGAGGCGGCGGGACAAATGCCGGCGCCGGCGACACCGGCGCGAGTAGTGCTTTCAGCATGACCGGCGCGCTGCTCAGCGGCTCGGCCACGGCGCTGGTGTTTGCCTACGCGGTGCGGTTTCTGGCGGTCGGGTTCCTGCCCGCGCAGGCCGGGCTGAAACGCGTGTGCGCCGACCTCGACGCCTCGGCACGCTGCCTCGGCGCGTCGCCCACGCGGGCGTTATGGCGGATCAACCTGCCCCTGCTCCGCCCCACGCTCCTCGGCGCCGCGATTCTGGTGTTTGTCGATATCATCAAGGAACTGCCGCTCACGCTGCTGCTGCGCCCCTTCAATCTCGAAACCCTCGCCACCCGCGCCTTCAATCTCGCCGACCAGGGCCGGCTTCCCGAAACCGCGCCCGCCTGCCTGCTCATCATCGCCGCCGGCCTCGTGTGTATTTTTGCGCTCAACCGCTTGCTGGAAAAAAACACGCCGTCATGA
- a CDS encoding glucose sorbosone dehydrogenase has product MRIVSLPALVSLLAVCAVTLPARAAEEVRRVYQRLCASCHGENLEGGLGSSLVDDTWKHGADDASIARVIRGGLADNGMPAFGETLDDATVRALVIYIREAGAKAAQRGAKVVRPLPGGVTRSEAESFRLELVTDGLEVPWSIAFLPPAASAFASDSGQGGRAGGGLRLLVTERAGRLRVIENGKLRPEPIAGTPRVWAQGQGGLLAVGVHPDYAKAGNGWVYLAFSDPGEDGTAMTAVVRGRITGDGRWTDEQTIFRAPPALYRRGGVHFGCRFVFQDGYLFFSIGERGQGANAQEITRPNGKVHRVFDDGRIPPDNPFADEARYPDAIRSIWSYGNRNPQGLAREPATGLLWETEHGPRGGDELNIIEPGRNYGWPVITYGMNYNGTPMTAITAKEGMEQPVIHWTPSIAVGAITFYEGGQFPAWRGNLLVSSLAAQELRRLVIAEGKVTRQEVLFKGIGRIREVVTGPDGAVYLGLEDPGRIVRLVKP; this is encoded by the coding sequence ATGCGCATCGTATCTCTGCCCGCCCTTGTTTCCCTGCTGGCCGTTTGTGCCGTCACGCTCCCGGCGCGGGCGGCGGAGGAGGTGAGGCGCGTTTACCAGCGGCTGTGCGCGAGTTGCCACGGCGAGAACCTCGAGGGCGGGCTCGGTTCCAGCCTCGTGGACGACACGTGGAAGCACGGAGCCGATGACGCCAGCATTGCCCGCGTGATTCGCGGAGGCCTCGCCGACAACGGCATGCCGGCTTTCGGCGAGACGCTGGACGACGCGACCGTTCGGGCTCTCGTGATCTATATCCGCGAGGCCGGCGCGAAGGCCGCGCAGCGGGGCGCGAAGGTCGTCCGTCCGCTGCCGGGCGGCGTGACGCGGAGCGAGGCGGAGAGCTTCCGGCTCGAACTCGTGACCGACGGGCTCGAGGTGCCCTGGTCGATCGCGTTTCTGCCGCCAGCCGCTTCCGCTTTCGCTTCGGATTCCGGGCAGGGCGGGAGGGCCGGGGGCGGATTGCGCCTCCTCGTTACCGAGCGCGCCGGCCGCCTGCGTGTGATCGAGAACGGCAAACTCCGCCCGGAGCCCATTGCCGGCACGCCGCGGGTGTGGGCGCAAGGGCAGGGGGGCCTGCTCGCTGTCGGCGTACATCCTGACTATGCGAAAGCGGGCAACGGCTGGGTCTACCTCGCGTTCAGCGACCCGGGAGAGGACGGCACGGCCATGACTGCCGTTGTCCGCGGGCGGATCACCGGCGACGGACGCTGGACCGACGAGCAGACGATCTTCCGCGCTCCGCCCGCGCTCTACCGCCGGGGCGGCGTGCACTTCGGTTGCCGGTTTGTGTTTCAGGACGGTTATCTGTTTTTCAGCATCGGCGAGCGCGGGCAGGGCGCAAATGCGCAGGAAATCACGCGCCCCAACGGCAAGGTCCACCGCGTCTTCGACGACGGCCGCATCCCGCCCGACAACCCCTTTGCCGACGAGGCGCGTTACCCTGATGCCATCCGCAGCATCTGGAGTTACGGCAACCGCAACCCGCAGGGCCTCGCGCGCGAACCCGCCACCGGCCTGCTTTGGGAAACGGAACACGGCCCGCGCGGCGGCGACGAACTCAACATCATCGAACCCGGCCGCAACTACGGCTGGCCGGTCATCACCTACGGCATGAATTACAACGGCACGCCCATGACGGCGATCACCGCGAAGGAAGGCATGGAGCAGCCGGTCATCCACTGGACGCCTTCGATCGCGGTGGGCGCGATCACGTTTTACGAGGGCGGGCAATTCCCTGCCTGGCGCGGCAATCTTCTCGTCTCCTCGCTCGCCGCGCAGGAGTTGCGGCGACTCGTGATCGCAGAGGGCAAGGTCACGCGCCAGGAAGTGCTTTTCAAGGGCATCGGACGTATCCGGGAAGTCGTTACCGGACCGGACGGCGCGGTGTACCTCGGTCTTGAGGATCCCGGCCGCATCGTGCGGTTGGTGAAACCGTGA
- a CDS encoding thiol oxidoreductase, translating to MSTAVKIRIHRTRLRSRPAASLIRVSLLLFGLQYPACDLSAAAAVSDDKAGLRDEYYAGGRNGTVFNATSRAFEQPAPAVEDQAAFLRGEAIFEGNFVSTPDVPFGGLGPVYIKTSCISCHPGYGRGRRANSFKTDYGNGYVALVHHPDGRIVKGFTAMLQTRAVHPWVPPVDNVLIHWRPFVDKYGNRYPDGTPYNAGKRTEGTLSYPEAELVNCRLPLPPDYKVSLEATIGIYGTGLLDAIRDEDIIAEYERQQAMPGPIKGRHGPWIYEEHEGRKRLGKFTWHNLRATLQNGPGLNGLYSIGNIAREDRPNPYWTPEWVALQKQLGIDTAELEKPQKPELSQKDLADFMVWHRGLAVPAARNLDDPQVKRGKKLFYAANCVQCHKPAWTTGEYAYLPGYSHQKIWPWTDLLMHDMGDENIGRYRVYRTPPLWGRGLMKITANHTDMFHDLRARDFEEAILWHFGEGEPSRDYFRSLSREEREALIAFVKAL from the coding sequence ATGAGTACTGCTGTTAAAATACGAATACACAGGACGCGATTACGATCGCGTCCTGCCGCTTCCCTCATCCGCGTTTCCCTCCTCCTTTTCGGCCTTCAGTACCCGGCCTGCGATCTTTCCGCGGCCGCCGCCGTTTCGGACGACAAGGCCGGGCTCCGCGACGAATACTACGCCGGCGGCCGCAACGGCACCGTTTTCAATGCCACCAGCCGCGCCTTCGAACAGCCGGCTCCTGCGGTCGAGGATCAGGCCGCCTTCCTCCGCGGCGAAGCCATTTTCGAAGGCAATTTTGTATCCACGCCCGACGTCCCCTTCGGAGGACTCGGCCCCGTCTACATCAAAACCTCCTGCATCTCCTGCCATCCCGGCTATGGACGCGGTCGCCGCGCCAACAGCTTCAAGACCGACTACGGCAACGGCTACGTCGCCCTCGTCCATCATCCCGACGGCAGGATCGTCAAGGGTTTCACCGCCATGCTCCAGACCCGTGCCGTCCACCCCTGGGTGCCCCCTGTCGACAACGTTCTCATCCACTGGCGCCCCTTCGTTGACAAATACGGCAACCGCTACCCCGACGGCACGCCTTACAACGCCGGCAAACGCACCGAAGGCACGCTCAGCTATCCCGAAGCCGAACTCGTCAACTGCCGCCTCCCGCTCCCGCCCGATTACAAGGTCTCGCTCGAAGCCACCATCGGCATCTACGGCACCGGCCTCCTCGACGCCATCCGCGACGAGGACATTATCGCCGAATACGAGCGCCAGCAGGCCATGCCCGGCCCGATCAAGGGTCGCCACGGCCCCTGGATTTACGAAGAGCACGAAGGCCGGAAACGCCTCGGCAAATTCACCTGGCACAACCTCCGCGCCACCTTGCAAAACGGTCCCGGTCTCAACGGACTTTACAGCATCGGCAACATCGCTCGCGAAGACCGTCCCAATCCCTACTGGACGCCCGAGTGGGTCGCTCTCCAGAAACAGCTCGGCATCGATACCGCCGAACTCGAAAAGCCGCAAAAGCCCGAGCTCTCGCAAAAAGATCTCGCCGATTTCATGGTCTGGCACCGCGGCCTCGCCGTGCCCGCCGCCCGCAACCTCGACGACCCGCAGGTGAAGCGCGGCAAAAAACTCTTTTACGCCGCCAACTGCGTGCAGTGTCACAAACCTGCCTGGACAACCGGCGAGTACGCGTACCTGCCCGGTTATTCCCACCAGAAAATCTGGCCCTGGACCGATCTCCTCATGCACGACATGGGCGACGAGAATATCGGCCGTTACCGCGTCTACCGCACCCCGCCGCTCTGGGGCCGCGGCCTGATGAAAATCACGGCCAACCACACCGACATGTTTCACGACCTGCGCGCGCGCGATTTCGAGGAAGCGATCCTCTGGCATTTCGGCGAAGGCGAACCGTCGCGCGACTATTTCCGCAGCCTGAGCCGCGAAGAGCGCGAGGCGCTCATCGCTTTCGTCAAGGCGCTCTGA
- a CDS encoding iron deficiency-induced protein A: MKTRLAVLRPFRSVLAFAAPLLALAALFSGAASAARAAGEVNLYSHRHYEIDKEIFAGFTKRTGITVNVVQASADQLIERLRSEGDNSPADLLMTVDAGRLQRAKAAGLLRPATSPVLAAQVPAHLRDPDNQWHAVTVRARVIIYAKDRVKPAELSTYEALADPKWKGRLLVTSSRTVYNQSLLASIIAADGRDAALAWARGINANLARSPQGGDRDQARAIAAGLADVAITNTYYIGLLRTSKDARDRQAGEAVEVFFPNQDGRGAHINVSAAGLTRSAKNPDNAIKLLEYLTSPEIQARFATANHEYPLSLDINASPVLRAFGPFKADERAVPQFGELNATAVELFNAAGWQ, translated from the coding sequence ATGAAAACACGACTCGCCGTCCTCCGTCCGTTTCGCTCCGTCCTTGCGTTCGCCGCGCCGTTGTTGGCGCTCGCCGCGCTTTTTTCGGGGGCTGCGTCCGCCGCCCGCGCCGCCGGGGAGGTCAACCTGTATTCGCACCGTCATTACGAGATCGACAAGGAAATCTTTGCCGGTTTCACGAAACGCACCGGCATCACGGTCAACGTCGTCCAGGCCTCCGCCGACCAGCTCATCGAGCGGCTCCGCAGCGAGGGTGACAATTCGCCCGCCGATCTTCTCATGACCGTCGATGCCGGCCGCCTGCAACGCGCCAAGGCCGCCGGCCTGCTCCGCCCCGCCACCTCGCCCGTCCTCGCCGCGCAGGTCCCGGCGCACCTGCGCGATCCCGACAACCAGTGGCATGCCGTCACGGTCCGCGCGCGCGTCATCATTTATGCGAAAGACCGCGTGAAGCCCGCCGAGCTCTCCACCTACGAGGCGCTCGCCGACCCGAAGTGGAAGGGGCGCCTGCTCGTCACGTCCTCTCGCACCGTCTACAACCAGTCGCTGCTCGCCTCGATCATCGCCGCCGACGGACGCGATGCGGCGCTCGCCTGGGCGCGCGGCATCAACGCCAATCTCGCCCGCTCGCCGCAGGGCGGCGACCGCGACCAGGCCCGCGCCATCGCCGCCGGCCTTGCCGACGTGGCCATCACCAACACCTACTACATCGGCTTGCTCCGCACCTCGAAAGACGCGCGCGACCGCCAGGCCGGCGAAGCCGTCGAGGTGTTTTTCCCCAACCAGGACGGACGCGGCGCGCACATCAACGTGAGCGCCGCCGGCCTCACCCGCAGCGCGAAGAATCCGGACAACGCCATCAAACTCCTCGAATACCTCACCTCTCCCGAAATCCAGGCGCGCTTCGCCACCGCCAACCACGAATACCCGCTCAGCCTCGACATCAACGCCTCGCCCGTGCTGCGCGCATTCGGCCCCTTCAAGGCCGACGAGCGCGCCGTGCCGCAATTCGGCGAACTCAACGCCACGGCGGTCGAGCTGTTCAACGCGGCCGGCTGGCAGTGA
- a CDS encoding iron ABC transporter ATP-binding protein yields MQVRGVSRHFAPGAGGTPAVDDVTFAVEPGTIAALVGESGAGKSTLLRLIAGLETPDSGEIRLGDRVLSTGRDRGAEGARIVPPERRDIGLVFQNHALFPHLTVFENIAFGLSGRPAAERRAEVARLLALVRLAGCERRMPHELSGGERQRIALARTLAPRPSLVLLDEPFSSLDAGLKAQVREEVRAILREAGVTTLMVTHDTGDALALADRIVIIRHGRILQSDTPEALWRRPASREVAAFFGPCNFLPARAFPAATPNAAGEVWLRPGALRLVSSAEAHARSGLAGEVTTCRFHGAYYEVHFRPADTALPMIIVHTPAPVPVSQGNAAGLLPETPVA; encoded by the coding sequence CTGCAGGTCCGCGGCGTCTCCCGTCACTTCGCGCCCGGTGCGGGCGGCACGCCGGCGGTGGACGATGTCACCTTTGCCGTCGAGCCCGGTACGATCGCCGCGCTCGTCGGCGAGAGCGGCGCGGGCAAGTCCACCCTGCTCCGGCTCATCGCCGGACTCGAAACGCCCGACTCCGGCGAAATCCGCCTCGGCGACCGCGTCCTCAGCACCGGCCGCGACCGCGGCGCGGAGGGCGCCCGGATCGTGCCCCCGGAGCGGCGCGACATCGGCCTGGTCTTCCAGAACCATGCGCTGTTTCCGCACCTCACGGTTTTCGAAAACATCGCCTTCGGTCTCTCCGGACGCCCGGCGGCGGAGCGGCGCGCGGAGGTGGCGCGGCTGCTCGCGCTCGTCCGGCTGGCCGGCTGCGAGCGGCGCATGCCTCACGAGCTCTCCGGCGGCGAACGCCAGCGTATCGCCCTCGCCCGCACACTCGCGCCGCGCCCCTCGCTGGTGTTGCTCGACGAGCCCTTCTCCAGTCTCGACGCCGGCCTCAAGGCGCAGGTGCGCGAGGAGGTGCGCGCCATCCTGCGCGAAGCGGGCGTCACCACGCTGATGGTCACGCACGATACCGGCGACGCTCTCGCCCTGGCCGACCGCATCGTCATCATCCGCCACGGTCGTATTCTGCAATCGGATACTCCGGAGGCGCTCTGGCGCCGCCCCGCCAGCCGCGAGGTGGCGGCGTTTTTCGGCCCGTGCAATTTTCTGCCCGCCCGCGCCTTCCCCGCGGCGACTCCGAATGCCGCCGGCGAGGTGTGGCTCCGCCCCGGCGCCCTGCGGCTCGTCTCCTCCGCCGAAGCGCACGCCCGGAGCGGTCTCGCCGGCGAGGTGACGACGTGCCGCTTTCACGGAGCGTATTACGAAGTGCATTTCCGCCCCGCGGATACGGCGCTGCCGATGATCATTGTCCACACGCCCGCCCCGGTGCCGGTCAGCCAGGGAAACGCCGCCGGCCTGTTACCGGAGACGCCGGTCGCCTGA
- a CDS encoding ABC transporter — protein MSSAQLAFNDVEYAWPGMTSPLFTGLTVQFPAGWTGIVGANGAGKSTLQQIAVGHLVPQQGAVHRVGSALCVAQRTDNLPENFEDFIWAPDALAIKSRLRIGDDWADADRWRTLSHGERKRAQIGVALWLEPEILALDEPTNHIDADARRLLVQVLKGFAGIGLLVSHDRDLLDELCTHCLMLDPPGAVLRSGGVTDALAQQETDERAAQNENEALRRTASRMRAEAQRRRVMADQKAAAVRSSKQKKIPAHDHDGRAMRNLAKLTGRDAWAGKLAGQMTRRAGKIEEQRSGLRLHKHYETGIWVDGASCLPRDFLLRLPAGELPLGAPRADAGAGREGNEEGGAGRGVLRFPDLALGGTDRIALTGANGLGKSTLVRHILSHLDIPEERLVSIPQEITAEESRVLLENVKRLPNDERGRVMTTISRLGSRPARLLESELPSPGEVRKLLLALGIVRGPHLIVMDEPTNHMDLSGILCLEEALAGCPCAMLLVSHDRPFLEKIAHRYWHIEPDPGIDEPKNSRLTIADIPVQTDIQGLS, from the coding sequence ATGTCTTCCGCGCAGCTTGCTTTCAACGATGTCGAATACGCCTGGCCCGGCATGACCTCTCCCCTGTTTACCGGCCTCACGGTGCAGTTTCCTGCCGGCTGGACGGGCATCGTCGGTGCGAACGGCGCGGGCAAGAGCACCCTGCAACAAATCGCCGTGGGCCATCTTGTCCCGCAACAAGGTGCCGTCCATCGCGTTGGCTCCGCGCTCTGTGTTGCCCAACGCACCGATAACCTTCCGGAAAATTTCGAGGATTTTATCTGGGCGCCCGATGCCCTCGCCATCAAATCCCGCCTTCGCATTGGCGACGACTGGGCCGATGCCGACCGCTGGCGCACGCTTAGCCACGGGGAACGCAAACGCGCCCAGATCGGGGTCGCCCTCTGGCTCGAACCGGAGATCCTCGCGCTTGACGAACCGACCAACCACATCGACGCCGACGCCCGCCGCCTTCTCGTGCAGGTCCTGAAAGGATTCGCCGGCATCGGCCTGCTGGTCAGCCACGACCGCGACCTGCTCGACGAACTCTGCACGCATTGCCTCATGCTCGATCCGCCCGGCGCCGTGCTCCGCTCCGGCGGAGTCACCGATGCGCTCGCGCAGCAGGAAACCGACGAACGTGCCGCGCAAAACGAGAACGAAGCCTTACGACGCACGGCCTCCCGCATGCGTGCCGAGGCACAACGCCGCCGCGTCATGGCCGATCAGAAAGCCGCTGCCGTCCGCAGTTCGAAACAGAAAAAAATCCCCGCGCACGATCACGACGGACGCGCCATGCGCAACCTCGCCAAACTTACCGGCAGGGACGCCTGGGCCGGAAAACTCGCCGGTCAAATGACCCGTCGCGCCGGGAAAATCGAGGAGCAACGCTCCGGCCTCCGGCTTCACAAACACTACGAAACCGGCATCTGGGTGGACGGCGCCTCGTGCCTGCCGCGCGATTTTCTGCTCCGGTTGCCGGCCGGGGAGCTTCCGCTCGGTGCGCCGCGGGCGGATGCCGGTGCCGGCAGGGAAGGGAACGAAGAAGGGGGGGCGGGCCGTGGCGTGTTGCGGTTTCCCGACCTTGCCCTTGGCGGTACCGACCGGATCGCGCTGACCGGCGCCAACGGCCTGGGCAAGAGCACGCTCGTCCGGCACATCCTCTCGCACCTCGATATCCCGGAGGAAAGACTTGTCAGCATTCCGCAAGAAATCACGGCGGAGGAATCCCGGGTGTTGCTCGAAAACGTCAAACGTCTGCCCAACGACGAACGCGGGCGCGTGATGACCACGATCAGCCGTCTCGGCTCGCGTCCGGCGCGCCTGCTGGAAAGCGAACTGCCCAGCCCGGGTGAAGTCCGCAAGCTGCTCCTCGCACTCGGCATCGTCCGGGGCCCGCATCTGATCGTAATGGATGAACCCACCAATCACATGGACCTCTCGGGCATCCTCTGTCTTGAAGAAGCGCTCGCCGGATGTCCCTGCGCGATGCTTCTTGTGAGTCACGATCGCCCCTTCCTGGAAAAAATCGCGCACCGGTACTGGCACATCGAACCTGATCCCGGCATCGATGAGCCAAAGAATTCGCGACTGACGATCGCCGATATCCCGGTTCAGACCGATATCCAGGGGCTGTCATGA
- a CDS encoding translation initiation inhibitor, which yields MISGLSLNIYPDPVQRLPDPRWQIAHVNVGSHGLYAITGNDLSAEDLGTSLEAILAERDAVRAAQYVFGSVPARSPLAASGVSLVSASFPVAGATLLGGQRGGRTVTPRPVSSAAIAAAPLSTQLYAISPAAAVTPVIHKGRRAGIAFEDTHARYCLLGDITADDPAAFRSVQCRQLFENMEGALAVAGLAFTDIVRTWLYVDAILDWYDTLNQVRTRFFNERGVFAKRVPASTGIGAANARGTAIVASLLAVRPRAAPAAGASSAPVAPLTIRPLRSPLQCSAEDYGSSFSRAIEIARPDGGAREIYISGTASIEPGGQTVHVGDVEKQIALSMEVVAAILADQKLGWANVSRAIAYFRDLEKDLPRFRGYLAAHGLGDLPVVCMQADICRDDLLFEIEADAFSPGAPA from the coding sequence GTGATTTCCGGTCTCAGTCTCAATATCTATCCCGATCCAGTCCAGCGTCTCCCGGACCCCCGGTGGCAGATCGCCCATGTAAATGTCGGGAGCCACGGGTTGTATGCCATTACGGGCAACGACCTCTCCGCCGAAGACCTCGGCACCTCGCTCGAAGCGATTCTCGCCGAACGGGATGCGGTCCGGGCTGCGCAGTACGTCTTCGGTTCCGTTCCGGCCCGGTCCCCCCTTGCTGCTTCCGGCGTTTCCCTCGTCTCCGCGTCCTTCCCGGTTGCCGGCGCCACCCTGCTCGGCGGGCAACGCGGCGGGCGGACAGTCACGCCGCGGCCCGTATCTTCCGCGGCCATCGCGGCCGCTCCGCTTTCGACGCAGCTTTATGCCATCAGCCCCGCCGCCGCCGTCACTCCGGTCATCCACAAGGGCCGCCGCGCCGGAATCGCCTTCGAGGACACCCATGCCCGCTATTGCCTGCTCGGCGACATCACGGCCGACGACCCCGCCGCTTTCCGCTCCGTCCAGTGCCGCCAGCTTTTCGAAAACATGGAGGGCGCGCTTGCGGTCGCCGGACTGGCGTTCACCGACATCGTCCGCACGTGGCTCTACGTCGACGCCATCCTCGACTGGTACGACACGCTCAACCAGGTGCGCACCCGGTTCTTCAACGAGCGTGGCGTCTTTGCGAAACGCGTGCCCGCCAGCACCGGCATCGGCGCGGCCAACGCCCGCGGCACCGCCATTGTCGCCAGCCTCCTCGCCGTCCGCCCCCGCGCCGCGCCGGCTGCCGGAGCTTCCTCCGCGCCCGTCGCACCGCTGACCATCCGCCCGCTGCGTTCCCCGTTGCAGTGTTCCGCCGAAGACTACGGCAGCTCCTTCAGTCGTGCCATCGAGATCGCCCGTCCCGACGGCGGCGCGCGCGAGATCTACATCTCCGGCACCGCCTCGATCGAGCCCGGCGGCCAGACCGTCCATGTCGGCGACGTGGAAAAACAGATCGCCCTCAGCATGGAAGTCGTCGCCGCCATCCTCGCCGACCAGAAACTCGGCTGGGCCAACGTCAGCCGGGCCATCGCGTACTTCCGCGATCTCGAAAAAGATCTCCCGCGCTTTCGCGGCTACCTCGCCGCGCACGGGCTCGGCGACCTTCCCGTCGTCTGCATGCAGGCCGACATCTGCCGCGACGACCTCCTTTTCGAGATCGAGGCCGACGCCTTTTCTCCGGGCGCGCCCGCCTGA